In Aethina tumida isolate Nest 87 chromosome 2, icAetTumi1.1, whole genome shotgun sequence, the DNA window GAGAAAGATAGACAAACCGATATACGAGGTTGTTTCTGATTGGTCagagaaaattcaaaaattggcTACTCACAACCCGGCAACCCGGTATgtgttatcaaaattttaataaatataacccAAACTAATCTAATATCCATATAatcaaaatgataaattatcatatacagtggtggccaaagaaatagcataaaatttaaaatccaacattttgttaaagaatttgatccaaattttgtccagtcagtataaaaaatatatttcaatattctttatctttttttcttttcttgttaaacattttacaaatgtcGGAGACAGTTTTGGGgcactatttaaatatagttcTAACAGTAAGAGTTTATTCTTagtaggatttatattatttcattattttttcagtgaGAAGAAAGAAACATGTCTCTCCCAAGATAAGTAAGAGAAGTATAAGTAGAACAATCAAAGGTCGATTTCAATAAAGAATCTGGTGGtataaaaagaatatgaaTCCATGTTCAATATATCAACAATATATCAGAttgtaaaaatagatttatcttCCACCTAATACACTACAAAAACATTGAAAcacaattacaaacaattattagtaaaatagacCGTTTCGTATATATCATGAGAGATGTAATGGAACAATTTGTCAACAATTTCTGTAACCAGCCATATTtcgcatttattttgtttaatatttaatataagtggAAACTATTTTATGTACCAAAATAAATGTGAGAAATAATGTAGTGTtttgattgtatttaattagaattgtgcCTTTCCTAATCAACGCTAAGATAGTAGTGTGTACTATTTCTCTGGCCATCaagttatgttaattttatttctcataattaaattcaaatttaattacgagATAGATAATgggattatatattttatatatatttataatactcttaatattacgtccaatttaataattttaatacaatttaacacacttttattaaactgaaaatataaaatgatatctaaactgttttattattcGTTCATACTTTTACGTTTAtcctctattttttatattgtacaatATGGCCAGGCCTTCACTTTTAGTAATCGGCTTAATTGCTACGCgtctattattcaaaattgtgcCATGTTTTTTCACAAtatcatcaataaattttatacttttcaaACGAACCACCGCTTTCCCCGTTGAGTTTCCATCAGGTGTGGTCAAAAATAACACGCCGTATACACCGTCTTCTACTGGCGAGAACGCTAGATCTTTCTTCAGAAAATTTAAGATCTGAACCACATTAGTTTTTTCTGGAAATCCAGAAAGCAACACAAAAACATCTGGCAGGCTTCGTTTGAAATATTCGTATTCATCCTTTTCTGTCTCTactagaatataattttttataatctgcGGAGCAGTCCTATTTGTTTCATACCAATATTACTGGCTTCATTTAAATCCATTTACACTTTTAATTTAGAGTTTCGATTATGAAAATGACAATGATATGACATGACTAAATTTTgacttaaaatgatttaataaagacTGATACATgtcaatattttctattaaaataaataaatttattttgagctgtataaatatttatttcagttaaaataaatcaaatataagtACATTTATACTTAAGGAGATATACGTTTAGGATCACGAGGGAACAGTGACGTTTTTCTGATGTTGTCCAACCCCAAGTACAACATCACAACTCTCTCCATACCGATTCCACCGCCAGCATGAGGTGGACAACCATATTTGAAAGCGTCGATGTAGGCAGCAATTTTCGAAATatctagaaaataataaattagaccACATATAAAAATGGCCAAGATTAACTAACCAATTCCGTGATGGTTGGCCCTCTCGGTGAGCAGTTCGGGATCATGTATACGCTGAGCCCCACTAAGAATCTCCTCGCCACGCATGAACATGTCGTAGGAGTTGGAGGCGATGGGGTCGTTGGGGTCGGGCATGGTGTAGAACGGCCTGACCGCCAGAGGGTACTTGTCGAGGATATAAAAGTCGGTGTCGTATTTGGCCTTCACCAGTCTACCCAAAAGTTTCTCCGCCGGCGTGCTCAAGTCCTCTTCTTCGCCGACAATCACGCCCGCCTCTTCGAGCATTTTTCTGGCCTGGGGGTATTGGAGCACTAGTGGCGGTTCCAAGAACGCAAACGGTTCAACCGAGAATTGTTGGCCTACGATTTCGATTTCACGTTTGTATCTACAAGGGAAATTAGCATTggaattattacatatttatatatataaatcatatATCATACTAgacgaatttttaaatgaacagttaatatttacacaggggacaaaaagtatttaatattttataaagatataataaaaatattatttctcatgttatagaaaaaatgccataaatagataattgttaatctatttataatttttattgaactaaaattatagttgacacatgaaaaatagatattttatctCAATGAACGAATAAACCGAATTATCTTGTTATACAAACATTGGGTGAAGGTTTATAAACACCATACTGCATTTAATTGTATCAGTACACATTGATAATCAcacaaaataagtaaaataaataaaaaatatcttactgGTCACGTAATCCTTTAAAAATCTCGGTAAACAAGTCTCCAATGGTCAACATAACTTCATGATAGTGATAATGAAAAGCCATTTCCAAGTCCAAACCGACGAATTCTGTTAAATGTCTGTGCGTATTGGAATCTTCCGCCCTGAAAACGGCTCCTACTGTAAACACTTTTTCAAAGTCTGATGCAATAGCCATTTGTTTGTACAATTGTGGACTCTGTGCCAAATAAGCAGAacctaaaatcaaaaattataattaatatttcaccttgataaattaattgaaattttacctttaaaatAACTGACTGTGAAAACATTTGCACCACCTTCAGAAGCAGCAGGGATGATTTTAGGTGTGTGAATTTCAACAAAACCTCTTTTGGTCAAAGTATCTCTGAATAAGCGACACACTCCAGCCTCCAATCTAAAAATGGCCTGATTGGTTGGTGTGCGCAAATCCAAAATTCTGTTGTCCAATCTTGTGTCTTGATTAACTCTTATATTTAACCCTTCTTCATCctattaaatttacagtttatttcacaataaaactGAGTGGTTTGTCTATATCTTACATCAGCTTTTTCAGGTCTTGAAGCATCCTCAATTTGCAAA includes these proteins:
- the LOC109608988 gene encoding aspartate--tRNA ligase, cytoplasmic translates to MPENVPPEGAAKQESKKAAKKEAKKAEKAAKKAEHKGANLQTQTSATEEVDVSAGKYGQLPLIRSDTKAIQREFTYIKDLNKKIVNKTVWVRARLHAVRARGKQCFIVLRDREFTVQVLTNVSDTISKAMVKFASNIPKESIVDVEAKVSSVASPIVACSQQDVELICSQIWIVSASANQLPLQIEDASRPEKADDEEGLNIRVNQDTRLDNRILDLRTPTNQAIFRLEAGVCRLFRDTLTKRGFVEIHTPKIIPAASEGGANVFTVSYFKGSAYLAQSPQLYKQMAIASDFEKVFTVGAVFRAEDSNTHRHLTEFVGLDLEMAFHYHYHEVMLTIGDLFTEIFKGLRDQYKREIEIVGQQFSVEPFAFLEPPLVLQYPQARKMLEEAGVIVGEEEDLSTPAEKLLGRLVKAKYDTDFYILDKYPLAVRPFYTMPDPNDPIASNSYDMFMRGEEILSGAQRIHDPELLTERANHHGIDISKIAAYIDAFKYGCPPHAGGGIGMERVVMLYLGLDNIRKTSLFPRDPKRISP